Within the Pseudomonas putida genome, the region AGTTCGCCCACCACCCCGGTGACTGGCACGATTTTCTGCAGTGGTTCTACGACATGCCGCTGTTCCTCGACGCCGGGCGGTTCCGCTTGGTGCATGCCTGCTGGGACCCGCGGCTGATCGACCCGTTGCGCCAGCAATACCCGGACGGGCGCATCGACGAGCACTTCATCCAGGCCTCGGCCGTGCCCGGCAGCTTCGCCTCCACGGTCTGCAACCGTCTGTTGCGCGGCACCGACATGCGCCTGCCGGACGGCCTGACACTGACCGGCGGCGATGGCCTGACCCGCGCCTTCTTCCGGACCAAGTTCTGGGAAGAAGACCCGAAGACCTACGGCGATATCGTCTTCCAACCGGACGCGCTGCCCGATGAGGTCGCCCGCACGCCGCTCAGCCACACCGAGAAGAATGCCTTGCTACGCTATGGCGAAGAGGAGCCGCTGCTGTTCGTCGGCCATTACTGGCGCAGCGGCCGCCCGGCACCGATACGCCCCAACCTGGCCTGCCTGGACTACAGTGCGGTGCTGTACGGCAAGCTGGCGGCCTATCGGCTGGATGATGAAACCCGGATCGACCCGCACAAGTTCGTCTGGGTCGACGTCGATCGACCGCAGGCCAATCAATGAATATCGTCGAAGTGATACGCCTGCCGCTGTCGGTCGACCTCAGCGGCTTCGTCCACCTGTTGCAGCGCCTGCAGGTGCCGCACCGGGTCAGCGAAGAAGGCGAGGTGCAGGTGCTCTGGGCCCCGGAAACCATGGCTGAAGATGTTCTTCAGCTGTACCAGCGCTACCCTGACGGCAATGCTGATGTCGAGCTTGCGCAGCCGCCTGTGGGCGCTGGCTCGCCGGCGAAAGGGCCGACCCTGGCCGAGCAGGCGAAAGCCTGCAAGGTAACCGCCGCCGTCCTTTTCCTGTGCCTGATCGTCGCCGGCCTGACCGGCCTGGGCGATAACCTCACCACCATCAGCTGGTTCACCTTCCTCGACTACCGCGTCCAGGGTGAATACCTGCACTTCACCCCGCTGGCCCAGGGCCTCGCCGAAGGCCAATGGTGGCGCCTGGTGTCGCCGATGCTGCTGCATTTCGGCGTCCTGCACCTGGCCATGAACGGCATGTGGTACTGGGAACTGGGCAAACGCATCGAACTGCGCCAGGGCCCTTGGGCGCTGGCTGGCCTGACCTTGCTGTTCAGCCTGGTATCCAACCTTGCCCAGCACTACACCAGTGGCCCGAGCCTGTTCGGCGGCCTGTCCGGGGTGCTGTACGGCTTGCTCGGGCATGTCTGGCTGTACCAGTGGCTGGCGCCCAACCCACACTTCAGCCTGCCCAAGGGCGTGCTGGTGATGATGCTCATCTGGCTGGTCATTTGCCTGACCGGTGTGGTCGGCCAACTCGGTTTTGGCCAGATCGCCAACGCCGCGCACGTCGGCGGGCTGCTCATCGGATGCCTGACGGGCCTCTTGGGTGGTGCGCTGGCGCGGCGTAAACTGTCCGCTTGATTTAGGAGACGCTATGTCCACGTTCGCGCAAATGATCGAAAACATCACGCCGGAAATCTACGAAAGCCTGAAAACGGCCGTGGAGATCGGCAAATGGTCCGATGGCCGCAAGCTCACCGCCGAGCAGAAGGAGCTGTCGCTGCAGGCGGTGATCGCCTGGGAGATGAAGAACCTGCCAGAAGACCAGCGTACCGGCTACATGGGGCCTCAGGAGTGCGCATCGAAGTCTGCGCCGATCCCTAACATTCTGTTCAAGTCGGACTCGGTACATTGATCGAACTCGCTCGTGGCTCATTGAGCAAGATGGCGGTAAGCCTGGAAGCACCCGTGGTGCAGTACAGTTTTCGCCTGGATGACACCCAGGTGCCGGTCAACCCGCTGATCGGCCAGACCCTGCGCCTGCACTACCTCGGCGCCATTCACTGCAGCCATTGCGGCAAACGCACCAAGACCAGCTTCAGCCAGGGTTACTGCTACCCCTGCATGACCAAGCTGGCCCAGTGCGACATGTGCATCATGGCGCCGGAACACTGCCACTACGACGCCGGCACCTGCCGCGAGCCGTCCTGGGGCGAGCAGTTCTGCATGACCGATCACGTGGTCTACCTGGCCAACTCGTCCGGGGTCAAGGTTGGCATCACCCGCGCTACGCAGTTGCCCACCCGCTGGCTTGACCAGGGGGCGAGCCAGGCGCTGCCGATCATGCGTGTGGCGACCCGCCAGCAATCGGGCCTGGTCGAAGACGTATTGCGCAGCCAGGTGCCGGACCGCACCAACTGGCGCGCGCTGCTCAAGGGCGATGCCGAAGTGCTCGACCTGGTGGCCATTCGCGAGCAGCTCTTCGATGCCTGCGCCGATGGCCTGCGCGACCTGCAGGCGCGCTTCGGCCTGCAGGCGATCCAGCCGCTGCCCGATGCCGAAGTGGTGCACATGAAATACCCGGTCCATGCCTACCCGAAAAAGATCGTCAGTTTCAACCTCGACAAGGACCCGGTGGTGGAAGGCACGCTGCTGGGCATCAAGGGGCAGTACCTGATCTTCGATACCGGCGTGATCAATATTCGCAAGTACACGGCCTACCAGTTGGCCGTGCTCCAGTAAAAAGGACCTGCACATGCGTACCGAACAACCGCAAGTGATCTACCTCAAGGACTACCAGGCGCCCGATTACCTGATCGACGAGACGCACCTGACCTTCAAGCTGTTCGAGGACCACACGCTGGTCCATGCGCAACTGGTCATGCGCCGCAACCCGGCACGCGGTGCCGGCCTGCCGCCACTGGTGCTCGACGGCCAGCAGCTCGAACTGCTGCGCGCCTCGCTGGACGATCAGCAACTGCAGGCCAGCGACTACCAGCTCGAAGCCGACAGCCTGACGCTGCACCCCAAGGCCGAGCGTTTCACCCTGGACACCAGCGTCAAGATCCACCCCGAGAGCAACACCGCGCTGGAAGGCCTGTACAAGTCCGGCAAGATGTTCTGCACACAGTGTGAGGCCGAGGGGTTCCGCAAGATCACCTACTACCTCGACCGCCCGGACGTGATGAGCACCTTCACCACCACGGTGATCGCCGAGCAGCATCGCTACCCGGTGCTGCTGTCCAACGGCAACCCGATCGGCAGTGGGCCGGCTGAAGATGGCCGTCACTGGGCGACCTGGGAAGACCCGTTCATGAAACCGGCCTACCTGTTCGCGCTGGTGGCCGGTGACCTGTGGTGCGTCGAGGACACCTTCGTGCGCCAGTCCGGGCGCGATGTGACCCTGCGCATCTATGTCGAACCCGAGAACATCGACAAGTGCGACCACGCCATGGTCAGCCTGAAGAAGTCCATGCGCTGGGATGAGGAAGTCTATGGCCGCGAATACGACCTGGACATCTTCATGATCGTCGCGGTCAACGACTTCAACATGGGCGCCATGGAAAACAAGGGCCTGAACATCTTCAACTCCAGCTGCGTACTGGCCCGCGCCGAAACCGCCACCGATGCTGCCCACCAGCGGGTCGAGGGTGTGGTTGCCCACGAGTATTTCCACAACTGGTCGGGCAACCGCGTGACCTGCCGCGACTGGTTCCAGCTGTCGCTCAAGGAAGGCTTTACGGTGTTCCGCGATGCCGAATTCAGCGCTGACATGAACTCGCGCACGGTCAAGCGCATCGAGGACGTCGCCTACCTGCGGACCCACCAGTTCGCCGAAGACGCAGGGCCCATGGCCCACCCGGTGCGCCCGGACAGCTTCATCGAGATTTCCAACTTCTACACCCTGACCGTGTACGAGAAGGGCGCCGAAGTGGTGCGCATGGTCCGTACCCTGCTGGGCGCCGAGGGTTTCCGCAAGGGCAGCGACCTGTACTTCGAACGCCATGATGGCCAGGCGGTCACCACCGACGATTTCATCAAGGCCATGGAAGACGCCAACGGCGTCGACTTCACCCAGTTCAAGCGCTGGTACAGCCAGGCGGGCACCCCGCGCCTGGAGGTCAGCGAGGTCTACGACGCCACGGCACACACCTACAGCCTGACCTTCCGCCAGAGCTGCCCGCAGACGCCGGACAAGGCCGAGAAGCTGCCGTTCGTGATCCCGGTCGAGCTGGGCCTGCTCGATGCCGAGGGCAACGACCTGCCTCTGCGCCTGGCCGGTGAGGCCGCCGCGGTGGGCACTGCCCGCGTGCTGTCGGTGACCGAGGCTGAGCAGACCTTCACGTTCGAAGGTATCCAGGCCAAGCCGCTGCCATCGCTGCTGCGCGGCTTCAGTGCGCCGGTGAAGCTGAGCTTCCCGTACGACCGGGACCAGCTGATGTTCCTGATGCAGCACGACAGCGATGGCTTCAACCGCTGGGAAGCGGGCCAGCAGTTGGCTGTACAGGTGCTGCAGGAACTGATCGGCCAGCATCAGCGTGGTGAAGCGCTGCAGCTTGACCAACGCCTGATCACGGCACTGGGCACAGTGCTGGGCAACGAATCCCTGGACGCCGCGATGGTTTCCGAGATGCTGTCGCTGCCGGGCGAAGCCTACCTGACCGAGATCAGCCAGGTGGCCGATGTCGACGCGATCCACGCGGCACGCGAGTTCGCCCGCCGGCAGATCGCCGAGCAGCTGTTCGATGGCCTGTGGGCGCGCTACCAGGCGCACCGCGAGGTGTCGCGCACCACCGCCTACGTCGCCGCGGCCGAGCACTTCGCCCGTCGCAGCCTGCAGAACATCGCCCTGTCGTACCTGATGCTCAGCGGTAAGGCGCAGGTGCTGGAAGCGACCCTGGAGCAGTTCGAGCACTGCGACAACATGACCGAGCGCCTGACCGCGCTGGCCGTGCTGGTCAACTCGCCGTTCGAGGCGGAGCGCGCCAAGGCGCTGGAAACCTTTGCCGAGCACTTCAAGGACAACCCGCTGGTCATGGACCAGTGGTTCAGTGTGCAGGCAGCCAGCACGCTGCCCGGCGGGCTGGCGCGGGTCAAAGCGCTCATGCAGCACCCGGCGTTCACCTTGAAGAACCCGAACAAGGTACGGGCGCTGATCGGTGCCTTTGCCGGGCAGAACCTGGTCAACTTCCATGCCGCCGATGGCTCGGGCTATCGCTTCCTGGCGGACCTGGTGATCGAGCTCAATGCGCTGAACCCGCAGATCGCTTCGCGTCAACTGGCGCCGCTGACCCGCTGGCGCAAGTATGACGACGCGCGTCAGGCGTTGATGAAGGTTGAACTGGAGCGGATTCTCGCTTCCGGGGCGCTGTCCAGTGATGTGTATGAGGTGGTGAGCAAAAGCTTGGCGTGAAGCCTTGGCTGCCCCACAAGTGATGCACATGGCTTCAGTGCGGTGCATCACTTGGGCGTGCGACTGTCTTGCCAGCGATCCAGTGCAGCGGTGAATGGCACCGGCTTCACCGGTGATCGCCGGCAAGCCGGTTCCCACAGGGAGTTGGACCGGCTTTTAGAAATTGGGCAAGAAGGTTGCTTCCACAGGCAAAGCGCAGCCTGAAGAACTGCGCGATCGTGGTGGGAGCCGGCTTGCCGGCGATTGGGCTGTGCAACAGCCCCCTTTCTGGTTAACAAAACATAACGTCCCGCTCGTTGTGTTCCCGCAATCATCCCCGCTACGATGGCCCGAAGCTATTGCAGGCCTCTACTACAGGGTTTTCGCAGTACCTGCAAGGCACAGACCCACCAAGAACAACAAACAGGGGATGGTCATGAGGGAGCGGGTGATGACGCATGCCAGGCGCAGTGCCTGGCCGTTGGCGGCCAGCGCAATGCTGGCGCTGGCACTGGCGATGTGGGCGGGGAGCACGCAGGCCGCCGCTGCCCAGGAGTATTCCACCGAATCGGCAAAGGCCAGCCAGAGCCTGCTGATCGACGCCGCTCATGCTGGCAAGCGCCTGGTGGTGGTGGGCGATCGCGGCCACATTCTGTTCTCCGATGACCAGGGCAAGACCTGGACCCAAGCGCGGGTGCCTACGCGGCAATTGCTCACCGCAGTGTTCTTCATCGACGACAAGCGTGGCTGGGCAGTCGGGCACGACGCGCAGATTCTCGCCAGCAACGACGGCGGTGCGACCTGGAGCAAGCAGTTCGAAGACCTTGCCCGTGAAGCCCCGCTGCTCGATGCCACTTTCCTCGATGCCCAGCACGGCTTTGCCGTAGGCGCCTACGGTGCATTGCTGGAAACCCGCGACGGCGGCCAGCACTGGCAGGACGTCGCCGAGCGCCTGGACAACCCCGACCAGATGCACCTCAACGGTATTGCCCAGATCAGGGATGCCGGCCTGTTCATCGTCGGCGAGCAGGGCAGCATGTTCCGCTCCAGTGACAGCGGGCAGAGCTGGAGCAAGGTCGACGGGCCCTACGAGGGCTCGCTGTTCGGCGTGATCGGCACCGCCCAGCCGCAGACGTTGTTGGCCTATGGCCTGCGCGGCAACCTGTTCCGCTCCACGGACTTCGGCGACAGCTGGCAGCCGATCGAACTCAAGGCTGCACGCGGCAACCTCGAATTCGGCCTGGCCAGCGCTACGCTTCTGGATGATGGCAGCCTGGTATTGGTCGGTAATGGCGGCAGCGTGCTGCGCAGTATCGATGACGGGAAGCGCTTCACGGTCTACAACCGCGCCGACCGTATCGCTTTGGCCGGCGTCAGCGGCCTGGCCAATGGTGGCTTGCTGCTGGTAGGGCAGGGTGGTGTCCACCTGGCCACCGCTGAAGGAGCCGACCAGGCAGCCCAGGAGCCTCGCCCATGACCAGTCGAGAGAGCATCATGCACCCCCACCACCAGGACAAGCCCACGCTGCTGGAACGCCTGATTTTCAACAACCGCCCGGTGGTCATCGCCCTGTGCGTGCTGGTGAGCATCTTCCTGTTCTGGCAGGCCTCGCAGATCCGCCCCTCGACCAGCTTCGAGAAGATGATCCCGCTCGAACACCCGTTCATCGAGCAGATGATGGCGCACCGCAACGACCTGGCCAACCTCGGCAACACCGTGCGCATTTCGGTCGAGGCGGTCAACGGCGACATTTTCGACAAGGACTACATGGAGACCCTGCGCCAGATCCATGACGAGGTGTTCTACATCCCCGGCGTCGACCGTGCGGGCCTCAAGTCGTTGTGGAGCCCCAGCGTGCGCTGGAGTGAAGTCAC harbors:
- a CDS encoding metallophosphoesterase, with the translated sequence MMFDPARSFDIIGDVHGCALTLERLLDTLGYKRVGGVWCHPRRQALFLGDIVDRGPRIREALHIVHDMVEAGQAFCIMGNHEYNALGWVTPALPGSGKAYVREHTPRHARLIDETLTQFAHHPGDWHDFLQWFYDMPLFLDAGRFRLVHACWDPRLIDPLRQQYPDGRIDEHFIQASAVPGSFASTVCNRLLRGTDMRLPDGLTLTGGDGLTRAFFRTKFWEEDPKTYGDIVFQPDALPDEVARTPLSHTEKNALLRYGEEEPLLFVGHYWRSGRPAPIRPNLACLDYSAVLYGKLAAYRLDDETRIDPHKFVWVDVDRPQANQ
- a CDS encoding rhomboid family intramembrane serine protease gives rise to the protein MNIVEVIRLPLSVDLSGFVHLLQRLQVPHRVSEEGEVQVLWAPETMAEDVLQLYQRYPDGNADVELAQPPVGAGSPAKGPTLAEQAKACKVTAAVLFLCLIVAGLTGLGDNLTTISWFTFLDYRVQGEYLHFTPLAQGLAEGQWWRLVSPMLLHFGVLHLAMNGMWYWELGKRIELRQGPWALAGLTLLFSLVSNLAQHYTSGPSLFGGLSGVLYGLLGHVWLYQWLAPNPHFSLPKGVLVMMLIWLVICLTGVVGQLGFGQIANAAHVGGLLIGCLTGLLGGALARRKLSA
- a CDS encoding YeaC family protein — protein: MSTFAQMIENITPEIYESLKTAVEIGKWSDGRKLTAEQKELSLQAVIAWEMKNLPEDQRTGYMGPQECASKSAPIPNILFKSDSVH
- a CDS encoding DUF2797 domain-containing protein gives rise to the protein MIELARGSLSKMAVSLEAPVVQYSFRLDDTQVPVNPLIGQTLRLHYLGAIHCSHCGKRTKTSFSQGYCYPCMTKLAQCDMCIMAPEHCHYDAGTCREPSWGEQFCMTDHVVYLANSSGVKVGITRATQLPTRWLDQGASQALPIMRVATRQQSGLVEDVLRSQVPDRTNWRALLKGDAEVLDLVAIREQLFDACADGLRDLQARFGLQAIQPLPDAEVVHMKYPVHAYPKKIVSFNLDKDPVVEGTLLGIKGQYLIFDTGVINIRKYTAYQLAVLQ
- the pepN gene encoding aminopeptidase N encodes the protein MRTEQPQVIYLKDYQAPDYLIDETHLTFKLFEDHTLVHAQLVMRRNPARGAGLPPLVLDGQQLELLRASLDDQQLQASDYQLEADSLTLHPKAERFTLDTSVKIHPESNTALEGLYKSGKMFCTQCEAEGFRKITYYLDRPDVMSTFTTTVIAEQHRYPVLLSNGNPIGSGPAEDGRHWATWEDPFMKPAYLFALVAGDLWCVEDTFVRQSGRDVTLRIYVEPENIDKCDHAMVSLKKSMRWDEEVYGREYDLDIFMIVAVNDFNMGAMENKGLNIFNSSCVLARAETATDAAHQRVEGVVAHEYFHNWSGNRVTCRDWFQLSLKEGFTVFRDAEFSADMNSRTVKRIEDVAYLRTHQFAEDAGPMAHPVRPDSFIEISNFYTLTVYEKGAEVVRMVRTLLGAEGFRKGSDLYFERHDGQAVTTDDFIKAMEDANGVDFTQFKRWYSQAGTPRLEVSEVYDATAHTYSLTFRQSCPQTPDKAEKLPFVIPVELGLLDAEGNDLPLRLAGEAAAVGTARVLSVTEAEQTFTFEGIQAKPLPSLLRGFSAPVKLSFPYDRDQLMFLMQHDSDGFNRWEAGQQLAVQVLQELIGQHQRGEALQLDQRLITALGTVLGNESLDAAMVSEMLSLPGEAYLTEISQVADVDAIHAAREFARRQIAEQLFDGLWARYQAHREVSRTTAYVAAAEHFARRSLQNIALSYLMLSGKAQVLEATLEQFEHCDNMTERLTALAVLVNSPFEAERAKALETFAEHFKDNPLVMDQWFSVQAASTLPGGLARVKALMQHPAFTLKNPNKVRALIGAFAGQNLVNFHAADGSGYRFLADLVIELNALNPQIASRQLAPLTRWRKYDDARQALMKVELERILASGALSSDVYEVVSKSLA
- a CDS encoding WD40/YVTN/BNR-like repeat-containing protein, which translates into the protein MRERVMTHARRSAWPLAASAMLALALAMWAGSTQAAAAQEYSTESAKASQSLLIDAAHAGKRLVVVGDRGHILFSDDQGKTWTQARVPTRQLLTAVFFIDDKRGWAVGHDAQILASNDGGATWSKQFEDLAREAPLLDATFLDAQHGFAVGAYGALLETRDGGQHWQDVAERLDNPDQMHLNGIAQIRDAGLFIVGEQGSMFRSSDSGQSWSKVDGPYEGSLFGVIGTAQPQTLLAYGLRGNLFRSTDFGDSWQPIELKAARGNLEFGLASATLLDDGSLVLVGNGGSVLRSIDDGKRFTVYNRADRIALAGVSGLANGGLLLVGQGGVHLATAEGADQAAQEPRP